One genomic region from Spirosoma sp. KCTC 42546 encodes:
- a CDS encoding TonB-dependent receptor, with protein sequence MYEKNIGTKQKALRINLDRRIYGSFAEIGAGQETAAMFFKAGGSSGTIAKTMSAYDMTFSDSIYGVEESGRYVVESRLVKMLSKEYSLLEKRLAEKRGPDTTFFAFANTVVALNYQKTNEAHGWLGCRFQLNPQSGYNDVIIHVRMIDNENILQQQALGIIGVNLIYGCYYYAKSPETLVLSLMDDLAPERIQIDMIRFNGPDFSDVDNRLMSLHLVKNGFTDAALFGADGQVLQPSEALYKKHILVMRGRLRPVTNVQMDMIENGLKQFKDEPDVDSSRVISMAELTLHNLKANEQGIDEKDFLDRVDILCSMGQTVMISNYLEYYKLVAYLARLTRLKIGLIVGIPNLEYIFEEGHYEFLPGGILESFATLFSRKVKLFVYPTLKEGAIYTCNEFKLPATLEPLFQYLVRNDKIEDITDYNEQNLHISTDHVLEMIQLGEDGWENMVPARVAEQIKANCLFGYPCEVEYVPIGQQVRQQQEQVEEQTTSR encoded by the coding sequence ATGTACGAAAAGAATATTGGTACGAAGCAAAAAGCATTACGTATTAATCTGGACCGACGTATTTATGGCTCCTTTGCAGAAATTGGTGCAGGTCAGGAAACAGCTGCCATGTTTTTTAAAGCAGGTGGCTCATCTGGTACAATTGCCAAAACAATGTCTGCGTATGACATGACATTCAGTGATTCTATTTACGGCGTTGAAGAAAGCGGCCGATATGTGGTCGAGTCTCGTCTCGTAAAAATGCTGAGTAAGGAATATAGCCTGTTAGAGAAACGATTAGCTGAAAAACGTGGCCCAGACACCACGTTTTTTGCGTTTGCCAATACAGTGGTTGCTCTCAATTACCAGAAAACCAACGAAGCGCATGGCTGGTTGGGTTGCCGGTTTCAGCTAAACCCACAATCTGGCTACAATGACGTGATTATCCACGTCCGAATGATCGATAACGAGAATATCCTTCAGCAACAGGCACTTGGCATTATTGGCGTTAACCTGATTTATGGTTGTTACTATTACGCTAAATCGCCCGAAACACTAGTATTGTCGCTCATGGACGATCTGGCTCCCGAGCGTATCCAGATTGACATGATCCGGTTTAACGGACCTGACTTCTCGGATGTAGATAACCGGCTCATGAGCCTGCATCTGGTTAAGAATGGCTTTACAGATGCCGCCCTTTTCGGTGCTGATGGGCAGGTGCTACAACCTTCCGAAGCCCTCTACAAAAAACATATTCTGGTCATGCGCGGGCGATTACGACCCGTTACGAATGTCCAGATGGATATGATTGAAAATGGCCTGAAGCAGTTTAAGGACGAACCCGATGTAGATTCGAGTCGGGTAATTTCGATGGCGGAGCTAACACTCCATAATCTGAAAGCCAATGAGCAGGGTATTGACGAGAAAGATTTTCTGGATCGGGTAGATATTCTGTGCTCTATGGGTCAGACGGTGATGATCTCCAACTACCTGGAATACTATAAACTGGTAGCTTATCTGGCTCGTCTAACGCGACTCAAGATTGGCCTGATTGTGGGCATTCCGAACCTGGAATACATCTTTGAAGAAGGTCACTACGAGTTTTTACCGGGTGGGATTCTGGAATCGTTCGCCACCTTATTCAGCCGGAAGGTTAAGCTATTTGTGTACCCAACGCTGAAAGAAGGGGCTATTTATACCTGTAATGAATTCAAATTACCCGCCACCCTGGAGCCCCTGTTCCAGTATCTGGTGCGAAACGACAAAATTGAGGATATTACCGATTACAACGAACAGAATCTGCACATATCAACCGACCACGTGCTGGAGATGATTCAACTGGGTGAAGATGGCTGGGAGAATATGGTACCAGCTCGTGTGGCCGAACAGATCAAAGCAAATTGTCTGTTTGGTTACCCCTGCGAAGTTGAGTATGTTCCTATTGGTCAGCAAGTCCGTCAACAACAGGAGCAGGTAGAAGAGCAAACCACTTCACGCTAA
- a CDS encoding S41 family peptidase has translation MNTSFAWRTALSLVISSSFLMTSCKKEDVAPSGPTSNGEVNNWVLENMKNYYFWNDKLPAKPDTSLTPDQFFLSLLYDRANTANADRDRFSWIQASADELKASLSGQSKTTGIEYNLYYRDQTRTNVVASIIYVLPGSPAAKAGIKRGDIISKVNGEALTGTNYQTMLAGSSDTYTYGFATVSNGALTDNAQTKQVTAVVFQEDPVLLDTTYTIGGKTIGYVIYNQFIPGLYKAGSSSLDNTYDLKLDNIFVKFKQKGVNELVLDLRYNRGGYVSSSTNLASLIGKNIDASKVYYTQKWNSIVTAQNDKQRGVGWNTQNFLVKAANIGANLSRVFVLTTGSTASASELVINGLRPFMTVTTIGTTTVGKNVGSITISDETGRIKWGIQPITFKSANAQGFTDYAGGFTPSVEVKEPSYAMKAFGDVTEPMLSEAIFQISGTRTVRRAASTDVTQPILGSSLDGKAGGGNMFFTDKLSNVQH, from the coding sequence ATGAACACATCTTTTGCCTGGCGAACGGCACTTTCTCTGGTAATTTCCAGCTCTTTCCTAATGACTTCCTGCAAAAAGGAAGACGTGGCACCCTCGGGGCCTACCAGTAATGGAGAAGTGAATAATTGGGTTCTGGAGAATATGAAGAACTATTACTTCTGGAACGACAAACTACCAGCTAAGCCAGATACTTCCCTAACGCCCGATCAATTCTTTCTGTCATTGCTTTACGACCGTGCTAACACGGCAAATGCAGACCGTGATCGTTTCTCCTGGATTCAGGCCAGTGCCGACGAGCTTAAGGCTTCGCTAAGTGGCCAATCGAAGACAACGGGTATCGAGTATAATCTATACTATCGAGATCAGACAAGGACGAATGTCGTTGCGTCAATTATTTACGTACTACCTGGATCCCCAGCGGCTAAAGCGGGCATTAAGCGGGGAGATATCATCTCAAAAGTCAACGGAGAGGCATTAACGGGCACTAATTATCAGACTATGCTGGCTGGTAGTAGCGATACATATACATATGGGTTTGCTACAGTCAGCAATGGCGCACTAACAGACAATGCTCAAACCAAACAGGTTACGGCAGTCGTTTTTCAGGAAGACCCTGTTCTGTTGGATACAACCTATACCATCGGCGGAAAAACAATAGGCTACGTGATCTACAATCAGTTCATTCCCGGCCTGTATAAAGCAGGGAGCTCATCGTTAGATAATACCTATGATTTGAAGCTGGATAATATTTTTGTCAAGTTCAAACAGAAGGGTGTTAACGAACTGGTTCTTGATTTACGGTATAACCGGGGTGGCTATGTGAGTTCGTCCACTAACCTTGCCAGTTTAATTGGTAAAAATATCGATGCCTCCAAGGTGTACTATACGCAGAAGTGGAATAGTATTGTAACGGCGCAAAATGACAAGCAGCGCGGTGTGGGCTGGAATACTCAGAATTTTCTGGTGAAAGCCGCGAATATTGGGGCTAATTTAAGTCGTGTATTTGTCCTGACAACAGGCAGTACGGCTTCGGCCAGTGAGCTGGTTATTAATGGCTTACGCCCTTTCATGACTGTGACTACCATCGGCACAACCACCGTTGGCAAGAATGTTGGCTCAATTACGATTTCGGATGAAACAGGTCGTATTAAATGGGGTATACAACCCATCACGTTCAAATCGGCAAATGCGCAGGGTTTTACCGATTATGCAGGTGGATTTACGCCGTCCGTAGAAGTGAAAGAGCCCAGCTATGCCATGAAAGCGTTTGGCGACGTAACCGAACCCATGTTAAGCGAGGCTATTTTCCAGATTTCAGGGACACGAACGGTACGCCGTGCGGCATCTACAGATGTTACGCAGCCGATCCTTGGCTCATCTCTCGACGGCAAGGCCGGTGGAGGCAACATGTTCTTCACGGATAAACTTTCTAATGTACAACATTAA
- a CDS encoding YraN family protein gives MAQHNETGKQGEAEASRYLREQGYEIMFRNFRYQHAEIDLIAKKGKLLVFVEVKTRTNLSYGNPEEFVSYTKAKLVMKAAEQYIFANDWLHDIRFDIIAVTIAGNELRVKHIEDAFC, from the coding sequence ATGGCACAACATAACGAAACAGGTAAGCAGGGCGAAGCCGAAGCATCCCGCTATCTCCGCGAGCAAGGATACGAAATCATGTTCCGAAACTTTCGATACCAACACGCTGAGATTGACCTCATCGCCAAAAAAGGAAAACTACTAGTATTTGTGGAGGTGAAAACGCGAACGAACCTCAGTTACGGTAACCCCGAGGAGTTTGTCTCCTATACGAAAGCGAAATTGGTCATGAAGGCTGCCGAACAGTATATTTTCGCTAACGACTGGCTGCACGACATCCGGTTTGACATTATTGCCGTAACTATTGCAGGCAACGAACTCCGGGTGAAACACATTGAGGATGCCTTTTGCTAA
- the lipB gene encoding lipoyl(octanoyl) transferase LipB — translation MNSRINKQVEVRALGLMDYQAAWDEQERLFSTIVSQKLLNRTCPADEQQLTPNYLLFCEHPPVYTLGTSGHAENLLVDETRLATELGATFFKIRRGGDITFHGPGQLVGYPILDLDNFFTDIHRYMRLLEESIILTLAEYGLDAGRIDGLTGVWLDYGMGANPRPRKICAMGVKASRWVTMHGFALNVNTDLGYFNHIVPCGITDKAVTSLAAELGHDVSLDEVANHVQRHLAALFEMELIEGRAGVPVDARS, via the coding sequence ATGAATAGTCGCATTAATAAACAAGTTGAAGTTCGGGCATTAGGGCTAATGGATTATCAGGCTGCCTGGGATGAGCAGGAACGCCTGTTTTCCACGATTGTTAGTCAGAAACTACTAAATCGAACCTGCCCTGCCGACGAGCAACAACTGACCCCAAATTATTTGCTGTTCTGCGAACATCCGCCTGTATATACGCTTGGTACCAGTGGGCATGCCGAAAACTTGCTGGTTGATGAAACCCGGTTAGCCACTGAGCTTGGTGCGACGTTCTTTAAAATCCGCCGGGGTGGCGATATTACGTTCCATGGTCCTGGTCAGCTGGTGGGTTATCCAATTCTGGATCTGGATAACTTCTTCACCGATATACATCGGTACATGCGTCTGCTCGAAGAGAGTATCATTCTGACGCTTGCCGAGTATGGGCTGGATGCCGGACGAATTGACGGGTTAACAGGTGTTTGGCTTGATTATGGTATGGGTGCTAATCCGCGGCCCCGAAAAATTTGTGCAATGGGCGTAAAAGCCAGCCGTTGGGTAACGATGCACGGATTTGCGCTGAATGTGAATACAGATTTAGGTTATTTTAACCATATTGTCCCCTGCGGCATTACTGATAAGGCAGTTACGTCACTGGCGGCTGAGTTAGGGCATGATGTATCACTGGATGAAGTGGCCAATCATGTTCAACGCCACCTGGCCGCTTTGTTTGAGATGGAATTAATAGAGGGCCGGGCTGGCGTACCCGTAGATGCCCGTAGTTGA
- a CDS encoding 3'-5' exonuclease gives MAQPTSWKRRLKNLLFIDLKTVAGEPSLLSVEPRLQRQWEEKSRYFKNDDEMSAAGWYDRRASYFAEFGKIICIGVGGLFFDDDDKPHLKVKLISNDDELALLQEFLVIVNRYPPGELTLCAHNGKEFDFPYLCRRLMVNGLPLPPALQISGKKPWEIPHRDTLEHWQFGDKRHFVPLDLLAAVLNIPTRPLEWTGDRTSEVYYREHDWPRIEQYARDSMVMLVQVYLKMVGAPLVADEHIVLSD, from the coding sequence ATGGCCCAGCCCACTTCCTGGAAACGTCGGCTTAAAAACCTTCTGTTTATTGACCTTAAAACGGTGGCGGGCGAGCCGTCGCTGCTGTCCGTTGAGCCGAGGTTGCAGCGGCAATGGGAAGAGAAAAGTCGGTATTTCAAAAACGATGATGAGATGTCGGCGGCTGGCTGGTATGACCGACGAGCCTCGTATTTCGCTGAATTTGGTAAGATTATCTGTATCGGCGTGGGCGGTTTGTTTTTCGATGACGACGACAAGCCGCATCTGAAGGTCAAGCTAATCAGCAATGATGATGAGTTAGCTCTCTTGCAGGAGTTTCTGGTTATTGTGAACCGCTATCCGCCCGGAGAGCTAACCTTATGCGCACACAACGGCAAGGAGTTTGACTTCCCCTATCTGTGTCGCCGATTAATGGTAAATGGCCTGCCACTTCCGCCTGCTTTACAGATTTCAGGCAAGAAACCCTGGGAAATTCCGCATCGGGATACGCTCGAACACTGGCAGTTTGGCGACAAACGGCATTTTGTGCCGCTCGATCTGCTGGCCGCTGTCTTAAATATTCCAACCCGCCCACTCGAATGGACCGGCGACCGTACCAGTGAAGTGTATTACCGCGAACACGACTGGCCCCGAATTGAGCAGTACGCCCGCGATTCGATGGTGATGCTTGTACAGGTCTATTTGAAAATGGTGGGTGCCCCGCTCGTGGCCGACGAGCATATTGTATTAAGTGATTGA